TGGGCTACTTCGCCGAGGAGGCTGTAAAGCAGTTTGGGTGTGTGGTGAAGATTTCCTACGGTGACTCTACGATCACCGCAGAGGTTACGTGTTGACAACTTTTATATCTGCTGTACAGTTCTGTACATGGTTAACAAATATGCAAGACTTGCAGTAGATAGGTCTCTAGCTGATACTTTTTCACAAAAGGTACGGAAAATGGGACGCAAGCCATCTGACGTAATATCCGCAGTTTTGAAAGCCGTCATAGACGCCGTTGACCACGGCGTCGACCCCATAGATATGATTCACATATGTCGAATAGCAAGATCGGTGGGAATAGGGAAGGGGGGCTACGAGGTTGGGCTGAACGCCGGCGCTCTGCTCAAGGCGTACTACACCCCGCAGGAGTTTCTAGAAGTCTTAACGAGGGTGGGGCCCCAGGCGATGGGCGTCTACAGAATTGCCCCCGGAGTTTTTAGGATTAACGATCCCCAGCTCCGGGAGACTGTGCGGGGGTTGCTGACCGGCATGGGGTGTAGATGCGAAGAGAGTCAAGAAATCCTCAAGGTTGTCTGCGACTGAAGGTACACAGGTTATAAATCTTGTACACAGCTTGATCAAGTTTTATAACAAGAGTTAAATGCATAAAAAGTCGTGTAGACACATGTCTATCTCTAGAAGAGATGCAATTAAGGCCGGGGTCACAATAGGTATTGTTGCAGGCGCCTCTGGCCTTTTGCTTAAGGCTACTATTAGCGAGGTGCCTAAGGCCGGCGTCTCCACGACGTCTATCCCCTCTATCTGTGGTATGTGTATGGCGCAATGCGCAATCTACATCGACGTAGTGGACGGCAAGCCGGTGAGGATAAGGCCCAATACCAACGCCCCAACCAGCGCCTTGGGGATATGTCCCCGGGGCGTCTCCGGCACCTTCAACGCCTGGCTTAACCCAGACGCGGTGAAGAAGCCCATGGCGAGGAGGGCGCTTGTGGATTGGGTACAGGGCAGGATCAGCTGGGAGGAGGCAAAGAGGCAGCTGTCTCAGTCGAGGGGGAGGTACGACGACATGGTTGAGGTGGACTGGAACACCGCAATTGAGATAATCGCCAGGAAGCTAAAGGAGCTGGCAGACGGCGGCGAGCGTCGCGCCTTCACCTTCCTCTTCGGCGCGTGGGGCCCCACGGCATCTATGAGAGCCGGTGTGCCCGTCTCACGCTTCGCCGACGCCTACGGAGGCGGCATGATAACCTTCGACAACCCCTACTGCACCTACCCCCGCTACCTGGGCCACTGGCTGACATGGGGCCACGGCCACCAAGCCCACACCGTCTGCGTCGACTACTCCGAGGCGGAGGCTGTCCTCGTAGTTAGGAGAAACGTGATCGGGGCGGGGGTGGTGACTGAGACGTGGCGCTTCATGGAGGCGGTGAGGAGGGGGGCGAAGCTGGTGGTACTCAGCCCCGTCTTCGACGAGACGGCCAGCTACGCCACGGTGTGGCTACCTGTCAAGCCCGGGACAGACCTGGCGGTGTTGCTGGCCTTCATTAAATACGTCCTCGACAACGGCTACTACGTCGAGCAGTATCTGGCCAGGTTTACCAACGCGCCGTTTCTCATAAAGGAAGACGGGTTGCCCCTCCTAGCCTCGGAGGTGGCATGGGATAGGTACGGCCTGCCTGAGCCCAAGGAGTTTGCCTACGTCGTGTGGGACACAGCCGCCGGCGCCCCCGCCCCCGACAACGCGGCCAAGAGGCCTGCCCTCTTTGGGCAGTACGAGGTTCAGCTGAAGGACGGCGGCGTTGCGAAGGCGAGGACTGCGTTGACAATACTAAAGGAGTGGGTAGACGCCAACCTCTCAGCCCTCGCCAAGAAGCACGGGGTCGGCGACTACATGGAGGCCGCGGCGAGGGAGGCTGATGTAAACGTCGACGACCTCAGAAGGGCGGCGGAGATCGTGGCGAGGTACAGAGCCGTCGTCCCCATCGGGTGGCACGACCCCCGCTACAGCAACTCGCCGCAGACGTGGCGCGCCGTCGGCATCTTAATGGCCCTTCTGGGCCGCATCCAGCAACCGGGGGGCGTCTTCCTCTTGACGCACCTAGTCATGCCGTATGCGGATATCTACACCAAGGTGCTGAAGTACACCAAGAAGGACCTCCCCTACAAGACAATCCGAGGCCTCACCTTCGGCGAGTACGTACCTGCCTACCTCCCCGCTATCTACGTGATTCCAATCGCCCCGCCTCTGCCCGGTCCCTCTGACAGAGGCGCCCCGCCGGTGCCTGCGCTGGTGGAGGAGTGGGCGGTGGAGGCGGAGAAGAGGGGCTACCTCTACCCCTACGACACGGTGCAGGCGCTGTACGAGAGCGTTGTCCACGGGAAGCCGTTTAAGACAAAGGTTGTGTTTATCATCGGCTCTAACCCTATTCCGCAGATCGGCAACAGCAGACTCGTCGAAGCGATATTCAGAGAGCTGGATTTAGTAATTGTGCACGACATACAGTTTAACGACACAACCGCGTTCGCCGATATGATACTCCCCGATCTTCCATACCCAGAGCGCATGGACCTGGCCCTGCCCGGGCCCTTCTCCCCGTTCCCAGCAATATCGGTGAGGTTCCCGTGGTACTACGAGGAGTATATGAAGAGGCTTGAGCTGGGCGGGAAGCCGGGGGAGCTGGACAAGCTGTTTAGGTCGAGGGACGGCCGCACGATATTTGAGGTCCTGCTGATGGTGGCTCGGAGGCTTCAGCAGATGGGGGTCAAGGCTAGAGACGGCACCGACTGGTCTCAGAACATGCCCGTGGGCATGATTACGGAGGACGGCATCTTCCCGATACCCAACCTAAAGATGTTTATCAACGCCACTTTTAGACGTATTAGGATTGTGGACGAAAACGGCCAGGTGAGGGCTCCCACGGTGGACGACTTGTACAAGATGGGGGGCTACATGGTGCTGGTCCCCACCGGCCGCGTCGAGACTGTGGTAGACGAGCGGTGGAGCCAAGCCCTCGGCAAGGAGGTGAAGGTGAAGGTCCACGTGTTCAGGCCGGTGCAGTACAGCGTAGATAAGGAACAGTTGCTCTGGAGGCAGATACACTACAACTCTCCCTTGACGCAGGGCCTCGCGCCGCTTCCCACGCCGAGCGGCAAGGTGGAGATCTACAGCATAAATCTGGCCTACGACGTGAAGAGGGTATTCGGAAAACCAGCAACTTCAATTGACCCCTCTGACCTGGAGGGCGCCAGGAGCGGCGTGGATCCCCTCTTCTCTCCTGTGCCGCTGTACGCCGGGATGGCTAGGCCGGACTACATGTGGGCCGCCGGCCCGCCGACGCCGGACGTGGAGATCAACGGCCTCGCGTCTCCCGACCCGCCGAGGAGGCTTCTGCTCGTATACCGCCACGGCCCCTACACCCACACCCACAGCGCCACGCAGAACAACCTACTCCTCAACACGCTGACGCCGGACGAGTTGTTGACTGCGTGGATTCACCCGGACACCGCGGCGAAGCTGGGGGTTAAGGACGGCGACGTGGTTGAGCTCAAGCCCGCGGCCCCCAAGGTGTTGGAGCAGTTGAAGGCCGTGGGCGCCGCCGAGGTGCCGACGGCTAGGTTCAGGGTGAGGGTAACGAAGATGGTGAGGCCGGATGTGATAGCCATCTACCACTACTGGCTGGTGCCCCGGGGCAGGCTGAGGGTGAAGGCGGCGAAGCTGGCGGGGTTGAGGTCTGGCTACAGCGACGACAACTACCTAGGACCCATGCTGGCGGGGAAGCTCGGCACGCCGGGGGCCATGGGCAATACAGTAGTAGAAGTGAGTAAGGTGGAGAGGCTATGAGGCCGGTATTTGTCATTGATCTCAATAAGTGCGTCGGTTGCCGCGCGTGCGTAGCCGCTTGTGTGCAGGAGCACGGCCAGGTGTTCACCGCCGCACGGACTGCAGACATCGGCAGGCCTCAGACTGTTTGGCTGAGGACGTGGGTGGAGTGGAGGGAGAGGGAGGATCCCACGCCGTCTAGGAAGTTTATACCATATCTATGTTACCACTGTGAGAACTCGCCCTGTGTCACGGCGTGTCCAACCGGCGCCTCTTACAAGACCAAGGAGGGAATTGTGTTGATAGACAAAGATCTGTGTATCGGTTGCCGCTACTGCGTCGTGGCTTGTCCATACGGCATGAGATACGGGCCGCTGGTTAAAACCGCTGAAAAAGCTATGGAGGAGCCGCTAGTGAGGGAGGCGGCCGAGGGGGCTAAATACGGCGGGGTGATATTCAAACCGCCTGTACCTAATAAATGGGCCTTTAGAGCGGACGCCGTTGATAAGTGTACCTTCTGTTACCACAGATATAAGGGAGATGGCAAGATATGGACGCCTGCATGTGTAGAGGTATGTCCTACAAAGTCTCGGATGGTAGGCGATTTAGACGACCCCAGCGACGAGGTGGCTGACTTGGTGCGTAGGGGCGTAGCTAAGCCGGCTAATAAATGGGGAGGGTTGGTATACTACGTGGGGCTATGAGCAGGGATATGAGGTGGGGTCTGGCGGGCCTCGCGGTGGTTTTAATCGCGGCGGGAGCTGTGCTGATCTGGCAGGGTAGTGAACATAGACATGCCGAGGTCATCCCCTGGGGCCTACTGGTGCCTGGATATGTCTTCTTCGCTTTAATGGCCACAGGTTCGAGTATTGTAAATTCGATTTACACAGTATTTGGGTATAAGGGACCTAACGGAGAGTATGAGAAAATCATTAAGTTGGGCGTGTTCTTCTCACTGGTTACAATCATCCCGGCGTGGATAATGATATTAATGGACTTGTCAAAAGGACCGCTTGCCGCGATGAATATGTTTATCCATACCAAGGAGGGCTTCTCGCTCTTCTT
The sequence above is drawn from the Pyrobaculum ferrireducens genome and encodes:
- a CDS encoding 4Fe-4S dicluster domain-containing protein encodes the protein MRPVFVIDLNKCVGCRACVAACVQEHGQVFTAARTADIGRPQTVWLRTWVEWREREDPTPSRKFIPYLCYHCENSPCVTACPTGASYKTKEGIVLIDKDLCIGCRYCVVACPYGMRYGPLVKTAEKAMEEPLVREAAEGAKYGGVIFKPPVPNKWAFRADAVDKCTFCYHRYKGDGKIWTPACVEVCPTKSRMVGDLDDPSDEVADLVRRGVAKPANKWGGLVYYVGL
- a CDS encoding molybdopterin-containing oxidoreductase family protein, with product MSISRRDAIKAGVTIGIVAGASGLLLKATISEVPKAGVSTTSIPSICGMCMAQCAIYIDVVDGKPVRIRPNTNAPTSALGICPRGVSGTFNAWLNPDAVKKPMARRALVDWVQGRISWEEAKRQLSQSRGRYDDMVEVDWNTAIEIIARKLKELADGGERRAFTFLFGAWGPTASMRAGVPVSRFADAYGGGMITFDNPYCTYPRYLGHWLTWGHGHQAHTVCVDYSEAEAVLVVRRNVIGAGVVTETWRFMEAVRRGAKLVVLSPVFDETASYATVWLPVKPGTDLAVLLAFIKYVLDNGYYVEQYLARFTNAPFLIKEDGLPLLASEVAWDRYGLPEPKEFAYVVWDTAAGAPAPDNAAKRPALFGQYEVQLKDGGVAKARTALTILKEWVDANLSALAKKHGVGDYMEAAAREADVNVDDLRRAAEIVARYRAVVPIGWHDPRYSNSPQTWRAVGILMALLGRIQQPGGVFLLTHLVMPYADIYTKVLKYTKKDLPYKTIRGLTFGEYVPAYLPAIYVIPIAPPLPGPSDRGAPPVPALVEEWAVEAEKRGYLYPYDTVQALYESVVHGKPFKTKVVFIIGSNPIPQIGNSRLVEAIFRELDLVIVHDIQFNDTTAFADMILPDLPYPERMDLALPGPFSPFPAISVRFPWYYEEYMKRLELGGKPGELDKLFRSRDGRTIFEVLLMVARRLQQMGVKARDGTDWSQNMPVGMITEDGIFPIPNLKMFINATFRRIRIVDENGQVRAPTVDDLYKMGGYMVLVPTGRVETVVDERWSQALGKEVKVKVHVFRPVQYSVDKEQLLWRQIHYNSPLTQGLAPLPTPSGKVEIYSINLAYDVKRVFGKPATSIDPSDLEGARSGVDPLFSPVPLYAGMARPDYMWAAGPPTPDVEINGLASPDPPRRLLLVYRHGPYTHTHSATQNNLLLNTLTPDELLTAWIHPDTAAKLGVKDGDVVELKPAAPKVLEQLKAVGAAEVPTARFRVRVTKMVRPDVIAIYHYWLVPRGRLRVKAAKLAGLRSGYSDDNYLGPMLAGKLGTPGAMGNTVVEVSKVERL